A region of the Osmia bicornis bicornis chromosome 1, iOsmBic2.1, whole genome shotgun sequence genome:
TGGGACCCGAGGGGGCCATGTATTACAGCATAAAAATCGAAGAAGATCTTCGGTCCAAGATTTAGAAGAGCGATTGTATACATGGTTCGTTCAACAACGAGCGATGGGAAACCCTATAACAGATTTGCTGTTGCTGGAAAAGGCCCGCGAAATGTTGGCTGCGCACGGAGGAACCTCATATGCCGGAAGCAAGGGCTGGTTGTGGAGATTCAAACAACGCTATGCGATCCACTTAGCCCATGCTCATGGTGAAAAAGCAAGTGCTGACAAAGATGGTGCGCAAAATTTCATAAAGATATTCAATGACAAAATCGCGGAAGaggatataaatttaaatttagtcTTTAATATGGACGAAGCAGGCCTTTTATGGAAAACTATTCCTTCGAAAAGCCTTATAACAGATACAGAAAGTAAATTGGAAggcagaaaattaaaaaaggataGGGTGTCCATTGGCTTGTGTAGTAATGCAACTGGTACACATAAATTGGCCCTGATTTTTATtcacaaatttcaaaatccacGAGCTTTGAGAAACTGCGGAAATTTGCCAGTGGTATACAAATCACAGCGTCAAGCGTGGATGACgcaagaaatttttaattcctaGTACGAGGAGCATTTCAAACCTAGCGTACAAATGTACAAAACAGAAAGCGGTATGTTAGATAAAGTCATTCTGTTGGTGGACAACTGCTCCCGCCATAAAACTATTACACCCCAAGTacatgaaaattttgaaattatttatctacCCCCCAATACGACATCCCTGATACAACCCATGGACCAAGGCGTTATTGCCAAATTTAAAACAACCTATAGACATAAGATGTTACGCCGAGTTTTGCAATATGAGCAAGGAATACAGGagttttattgtaaatttaatattaaagacTGCATAAATTTAGTGGCGGAATCATGGACGGATATTACATCTGCCAATCTACAAGCCAGTTGGAACAAAATTTTCTGCAGGGAATCAGAACAAATCGATATATGCAATACTTTCATACACTCAGAAATGACGGACATTATTAATGCTCTCACGGGCGAAAACAATGACAGCGAAGAATTAAATACCGTACTTACACATTTGGAGGAACAGGAGGCAATGAATTATGAAGATGACAGTACGGCGATGGAAATAGAAAGAAgtgaaaatgaagaagaagaaaaagaggaagaacatGATGCTACATAACAAATCCAAACAACTGAAgcagagaaaattgaaaaaatgaagAGGGACTTAATCATATTTGAAAACATTATTAATACGTTGAATGCCACGGGGGTCACCGGTGACCGGCACTGATCTTGACAGTGACGCCATGGGGGCCACCGCTGACCGGCGCACTCGGACTGAGCGcataatagaaaattcatCGTGGCGCCATGGACAATTCCGGTAAAATTGGCAtggcattcaacgtgttaaggaGTATGGTAATGATAACGACGCAACCTTAATCATTGGGGAGGCACTTAAAACgattttagaaaaagaacCGCTACGGAGAAGAGAAAGCCAACCGTGAAAAGACTAATATACGGTAAGAAAagattttctgaaataatagTAGAAAAAAACAGAAACTAAATTTACTCAAaaagttaattataatttttttacaggaCATCAGCTTTTTCACTGGCGTATCGACAAGgagttttgtatattttgtatattttgtatattttgtatattttgtatattgttgTTACTCACAGTTAATACATATCCCAGTATGTCAGTATCATCCGGAGCGAGTtctttatttcgaagcaaatataccagactgagaaagcattatatatattccatccttcttctactaaccaatgtcactgctcagccgagcgtgaaatttattaccctaaacatcggcttcgcgctttcatggacctctcactcatttctcgtacctttcactttgcgggcgacttcaaacaaagaagaggggatagcgacttgcttacatatttcgaagtcgagaccacttgcttatttcgaggcaatactgtagcTATTCTGATGTGTTCCGAGTCtctcatgctatccttctctTTTACGACCCTCTTTTAATACAAAGGCGAGCCGCGGCGACAGAGTCTTGCCACCCAGTCATAGAATTTCATGTCTCCTCTAACGGCATTGCAACATTTCGATTCCGACCACAGTCGCAATCTCGGAGGAATtactacagtaaaacctggataaattcaaccaacattggcacccagtggttgcatttaccTAAGCGAAGTGTccaatctcgggttacacgcgacgaccagccaagcgtgaacgtagaaagagatagacagtggcggaaagagagaggtccgatgataaaaaaaaagagccgaaacgtatcggtgtgactaatactaattgaatcaaaaacttttttatttttgacttttttttagtgaaacttttactagcgcattggtgagatttttgtgattaaaatggtaccaaacacgatatagtttcaattacaattacttgctaaaattgatgttaaaagttggcgaaaagcaagaGAGATGgaaatcaaaaccagtcgcggtgtcggctctggtttcaaaggtttcatttatcctgGCGAGGTGTcaattctgggcatttaatgttttatttattcaagcgaggtgtcgattctgggcatttaatgtttcatttatccaagcgtggtgtcgattctgcgtccgtacgcatgttttgtattcagccgacatgccgattgtGTGTCCGTACatatgttttctattcagccgacatgccgattctgagtccgtacacatcttttgtattcagccgacatcatttatattcagttgtggtgtcaattctatgttgtttattctgttactattgtttataaatataattcaaactatatcgtgtttggtgtcattttaatcagaaaaatctcacaaatgcgttagtaaaagtttcattaagaaaaatttaaaaataaaaaagttttattgttcaattattattagtcacaccgatattacggtcggatcatattacacggtttcctcgtcgagcggctcggttcgcctagggggatccccccaagtagaggggatagcgatgttacACTTATctaagcattctttcgttgcatctatccaggttttactgtatactGCGAGTAAcaacaatatacaaaatatataaaactcCTTGTCGATGCGCCAGTGAAAAAGAGTTTcacaattaaattttctttatttcctcaAGAGTGGCATTTAAAACATCTTTTCGTATATCCATTTATGTATATCAATAATTTAGGGAACATTTTTgatatttgtaattacatgttctgtgtattatttaaaacctagcaataattatataacattcGTACACAGATGTGcactaatattaataatcgtaaaaagaaataagaggAAGTGTAACAGGCAATTAGTAAATTGGAGCATGTTTCGTCCATGTGCTTCTACATGCCTTTGGAAACGtatagtgcgagaatgagagggcatgctatattctatccttgttcaaaaaataacttcgctgctcggccgatcactttatgatttgccgctacctcggatctctcattcgtttctcgcgttctctatcgtcccgtttcgagaactaAGTgaagccgaatagcatacctgcttcgaaataagcaactgttctgtcccgagccacttgcttatttcaaGGCAATCCTGTATGACTGGGATGTGTCGGATTACCCGTCGCGATCAAGCTATCAGCTGTGATCAAGGTACTCGAACATTTGAACGGTTCggtttctttctctctctccctctctctctctcccatGCACACTCGCCTCATTCGTTTAACTTCACACTTATTCGGTCGCCGTAACTTTTGAATAGCCCTACCTTCCGTAATAAGCAATTGATTTTATTTGGTAcctgtatgtgtgtgtgtgttatTTCTACTTGGGCGACGTTTGAAGATGTTGGATATAATCACCACGACTGTTTATAATTCAGGTAATCGCGCCTAACGCATTAGATGTCCTCTCTGGAGGACTTCCTCGTACTATGGTGCGCGCTCTTCTATTGTCTTTTGTTTTATGATATATCTTTTACGtctttttttccttcgttcTTAATGCGCATATATGAAAGGTATCCtatgtttaaaatatatttctgtatTTATGGAACAAAATAAATCAAGATTTGTGTTGCGCTTATTCACGCTTAAGATCCCATAGACCTCTAACAGAAGAAGGCAGCGTACCTCGCGGTAAGTCAGAGCACCTGTACCGTAGACGATGCAGGTACCAGTTCTTCCGAAAAGAAGTGACACTCGCCTATTGCGAATGATTATTCTGCGATTGAAGAACCTTCCACTTCTTATGAGATGCTGCCACACTCGCCTGCTGCGGACGATTTTTCTGTGATTGAAGAACCTTCCACCTCTTATGAGATGCTGCCACACTCGCCTGCTGCGAATAATTTTTCTACCGTGGAAGCGTATGAAGAAAACATGGAAGAAATTGAAGCGTATGAGGAAAACGTGGAAGAAATTGAATCGGATTTAGAAGATTACGCATTGATAGAAACAGCAGAACCACCGCAGTTAGAAGAAAAACCAGTTTCTAACGGGATAGATTTCGTCGATTTTCAACATGTTTTCAAGCAAATAATACAGCTTGGAAAACATTCAAGTATCGGCTGTGGCGTCGAACACTTCCAAGTAATTGGATGTCAACAGAACGGACTGGAAAACAAGTATAAAGTAAAATGCCAAATGTGTAATCACGTTGAGTGCGTATCGTGCCTTCAGAACAGTGATAACACAATGGACATCAACCGCAGCGCTGTTTCCGGTACAATGATGACAGGCGGCGGATACAATCAACTAGAAGAAATACTTTCTGGCATGAACGTGTCGTGCATGAGCaagagaatttaaaaaatgccaAGATGAAATAATCGATGCGTTCGAATTGGCTGTGCAACGGGAAATAGAAGACGcaggaaaattagaaaaagaactAGCCATAGCAAGAGGCGATATACTTCCAGGCTGTAATATACCATGCATTCCAGTTGTCGCAGATGGCAGCTGGATGAAGAGATCATACCGTGGAGGTGATTACAACTCTCTGTCTGGTGTAGAAGCCATCGTGGGATACCACACCAAAAAGGTGCTTTACAtcaatgtaaaaaataaattttgtataatttgcGAAACCGCTcccaagaagaaggaagaggcACGGCTGCATCGTTGCTTCAAAAATTGGGGTCGTAACCAGAATTCAACTGGTATGGAAAGTGCTGCTATTGTAGACGGATTTAAATGCAGCATAGAAATGCACGGCCTGATATATTCAATATTAGTTGCCGATGGAGATAGCAGGGTGTACAAAAAGATATTGGACAATGATCCATACAAAGAGTATATGGTGCATGTACGAAAAATTGAATGTACCTATCACCTGCTACGCAACTTTAGTAGAAAAACAAATGAGATCGTCACTAAACGCCGCTTCAAGGAACTACGAGCTATTGTAAAAAAGAATGCCCTTCGTCTGCGCACTGGTGTGAAGAAAGCTGCAGAATATCGATTCAAAGAGAAAGTAACACTCCctgatcaaataaaaaatttaaaaacagataTGAAAAATGTAGCGAGCCGTGTTTTCGGTGAACATCAGGAGTGTCAACGACTAGCATACTTCTGCAACAAATACTCTGACCCGAACAGAGTGAACTACGTTCCACAATTAAAAGAATGCGGTATTTATCAAAGCATTGAAGAAGCGATGCAACCGCTCTTTCCTCAAGCTGAAAGCTTGTTATAtggattaaataataatgcagTGGAAAGTTTCAATAACATAATTGCGAAATTCATCGGTGGCAAAAGAATAAACTTTGGACGCAAGGGCTCGTATCAGGGTAGAGTCTCTGCTGCTGTTCTTCATTTCAATTTAGGAGAGTCGTTCAGCCGATTGAGTACTGCTATGAACAAGGAACCGACAGCCATGGTACAAAATATGGAACAACGACGTAAGCATGCATCGCAAATGGCAGCAAAATATAAGGAAGAAGTCAAAGCATCTCGATACGAAAAGCAATCGTGCGACAAAGATTACGGCCCCACGGCAGAAAAACCAGATATGGAAGAAGCAGTATTCTCTTTTGAATGTGAGAAGCACATGCTTACACTCCTTCAGTGGCAAACGATGCGACATAACATTGAAGCAGAAACTCGAATCAGGCCAAGAGCGAAAAATGGATAGCCTaccgtaaaaaattattaactgcATCACATTTCGGCAAGGTATGCCGATTGAGAAAGAATACACCAAGAGGAAATACGATAAAGAGTATAATGTATCCGCAAATTCAATATTTGCGTTCCCTTGAATACGGAAGAGAGAACGAGGCAAATGTCTTGAGGCAATTGGAAACGGAACTGAGAATTCGAATTCTACCGTGTGGTTTATTCATCGATGCCGTTGTGTCTTATTTAGGTGCAACTCCTGACGGCCTCGTGGACGATGGTACTATCGTCGAAGTGAAATGCCCTGAATCGGCGAAGGATTTATCGCCTGCTGAAGCAATAGAgcaacttcctgtattttccGGGGTgatgaaatgaataaaattcatcatTACTATTATCAAGTGCAATGACAGTTGCACATAACGAATAGACAATGTGCTCTATTCTGTTTATGGACCtagaaaggaataaaaattacaaaagtaGAAAGAGACGACAGATTCTGGGCAACAGAAATGGAGCAAAAACTGAAAAGGTTTTATGAAGACTCCATGTTGCCAGAAATTATAGACAGTAGATTTAATCGGCAGCAACCTATTAGAGAGCCTGCATACATAAAACAGAATAACAATACATGTAACAGTACACAAGAAAGTACATGTGACGATGTACATAAAAATCAGAATTGCACCGACGAGTGCACACAGCTCATATGATGAGCTGTTCTATAGTCTATTGCGATTGCACCGTCGAGTACCCACAGCTCATATGATGAGCTGTTCTACAGTTTATTGAGACTACACTCGGCGGTACACACACCACACATGATGAGGTGTATAATAATAACTTTgacgggggtggtggtggatctcttcacactctcctattaatttttactttcagcTACTTGTTTATTTTATCGGTAGGGAAAACAATTTATAATCTGGGAGGAAACGGGAACACACGTGTATAAAAAGGTAAGTACAaagcttttatttttattacctgTACGTGAATTCATTTATAATCATTATCatgttgtatttatttatttaagagGTCCgcaatatgtatgtatttatttatttaacagtaAAGGATTACAATCGAAGATCGCAATTGCACCTGTGAGTGTACACAGCGCATATGAAGAGCTGTCCAATAATGTTCAAAGGCGTAAGTATACAAATGCACAAAAGTACAGATGTGGAGAGTGAAGAGGACCGTCTCTgacgggggtggtggtgggtctcttcacactctcctattaatttttactttcctaATAGTGGATTCATCAGGAAGTATAAGTAACAGTTTTTACATTCAAATAGTATAAAAtcaaaaagaaattgttattaaacttatttatttttacagatcaaACCAAGGTGTACAGCATGATAGTACAAGCGATCCGGAATCGTCTCAACCAAATTGTATACATAATGTTTGTTCAATAATTGCTTTCAATTATCTTATAAGTGTATAGAGTTCATGTTCtactgtattattttattaataaagaaggCTTGTTCTTTACTGGGTAGTATTTTAATccctttttgtttaaatattcattcgcTATTTATTTACTAATCTAACCATAACCTAACcgtttagtatttttatataaaaaaagatgtaacctaagaaactttatttttctggGATTTCccatcatttatttttcattctcaaTTATAGTTCCTGTCTCGAATTTCCTAaagttattataaatttaataaattaaagttGGCTGAGCCGAACCCGCAGTTACCTTCAAGGCGAGGCAGCTCGGCGTCGATTTGCCGAGCGTATGTCCACAGCAGGCATGGGTCACCAACACATCTCTTAAGGGGAATTCTAAATTGATATAGGAATGTGAATTTGGGAGAAGGAATAATAAAGGCACAAttggaaaggaaaaaataggATTTTAATGGGCATAAAAAACCTCCACTCAGTCAGTGAGTGGAGGAAAAAGCCATCAAGgagaaaaaatacaaatctACAAGTCCATACAATTTAGGTTTGGTGGTACTCGAATTCGGAAGCATAAATGTTATGTTAACGGAGCGCTCTTACTAACTACTCGGGTTCCGGAACACCACCAGCTCGGCGGGAAGTACTGCGCGGCTCTTAATAAAGTGGGAGATGCCCCATGTAATCATACCTGTGCAGACAACGCGACCCTGACGTCTCAGGAACAGGTGGAGCCCTCGTCGCGCGTTGCTGTTTGGGCAATGAAATGCCGCCTGATTGGGTGCATCCCAGAGAGAGATCTCCTCTACGAAGACAGCTAGTGTCTCGTCCAGCTGTGTATCTGTCTAAAGCCGCGGCCGAGAAGGAACCCGAACCTCGCCCTTGTCATACCAGAAAACGTTCTCCTCTTTTTTTGAAATCGCCGCACACAAGCCGCCGCTCAGCGCATCGCCACGAACTATTTTTCCCATGACGAACGCGCTCGTCCCTACATCCGGCCCTCAGCCGATTGCTACTGATATCACACGCCTCCTAAACTCCCCGCgtgttacaaaaatatatcGTAATGTCTCGAAAGCGCGTAACGCGTGAACAGTTCCTCACTCCAACGTAACATATTGTAGCATaagcatattttaattaactaaaagtataataaattttctacacTTGCACTATCAACCAAATTTTGCGTTTAAATTTTGTCAAGTACAATGCGACAGCCgactatttcttttacattcagAATAGAATACAGAATTAGTAAAAAGCGCCCTCTCGTTTTCATCGGCCACCCGTATGTCTATGGGTATTACCATTTTTGTGCAGAAAAatctgctgtaataccgaccgGCCAAATCGGAGAGGTCGGTATTGcagcagttttttcgttgggcctggtggagcgacttgcgtgttttgttacgaatttgaaaggtttaattctcagctagcgtgcgcgcaacacgatctaggaaggcaacagcgcgtcaattatttttacaaacacattcaaacgctcatctcgccagaggcatcgcgacgatacgcccga
Encoded here:
- the LOC114881221 gene encoding jerky protein homolog-like, with the translated sequence MAEIQKKKRVFLSVEQKMQIAEQLQEGITVKALSREYGVSPDVIHRIRRECRLLSAFGTRGGHVLQHKNRRRSSVQDLEERLYTWFVQQRAMGNPITDLLLLEKAREMLAAHGGTSYAGSKGWLWRFKQRYAIHLAHAHGEKASADKDGAQNFIKIFNDKIAEEDINLNLVFNMDEAGLLWKTIPSKSLITDTESKLEGRKLKKDRVSIGLCSNATGTHKLALIFIHKFQNPRALRNCGNLPVYEEHFKPSVQMYKTESGMLDKVILLVDNCSRHKTITPQVHENFEIIYLPPNTTSLIQPMDQGVIAKFKTTYRHKMLRRVLQYEQGIQEFYCKFNIKDCINLVAESWTDITSANLQASWNKIFCRESEQIDICNTFIHSEMTDIINALTGENNDSEELNTVLTHLEEQEAMNYEDDSTAMEIERSENEEEEKEEEHDAT